In a genomic window of Magnolia sinica isolate HGM2019 chromosome 16, MsV1, whole genome shotgun sequence:
- the LOC131229171 gene encoding exocyst complex component EXO70E2-like — MDSSELKSLGDVHEDEQVIAIAQQIVKALGTSKNPTDDMIRFLSDFKLRLSTSSTSEILGKKRGISEIEERINSVEEKVMNWCSDRSMIWDRGPDESREFLRTVDEIGQLIESLGCSSLNEVQERDDLLRRAHNVLQMTMSRLEEEFSHILLENKQALEPEHLSFRSSDDDMSFFDSTSSVDDESIEDMQVRLQRDNSKGSEEFIIDLICPNVIPDLKCIAEVMFVSNYDAECCQAYISIRKDALEECLLVLEVEKLSIEEVLQMEWSLLHSKIKEWIRVMKIFVRVYLASEKSLSEQIFGAFGSVSRSCFIDSSKGLMLQLLSFGQAIAIRPHSPEKIFRLLNMYDGLADLLPDIDALFSEEAGSSVRTESHEVLSRLGDSVRRTFLEFRNAVRRNESTTPFSGGGVHHLTRYVMNYAKALTDYDDTLNFLLEENGEDRSWWLSNMNAIIQEDDEWRSPSNFSPIARCLQLVMSILESNLERKSMLYRDVSLQHFFLMNNICYMVQKVKDSNLGAFLGDNWIRKHNGKFQQHAMNYERASLSLILSFLRDEGICNPKSGSVSKAVLKERFQGFNLALEEIYKTQTAWLVHNLQLRDDLRISISLKVLQAYRTFMGRYSNHLIDEKHGDRYIKYSVEDLQQYLLDLFEGSPRSLHKSNRW, encoded by the exons ATGGATTCATCTGAACT TAAATCTTTAGGTGACGTACACGAAGATGAACAAGTGATTGCTATTGCACAGCAGATTGTAAAAGCCTTGGGAACAAGTAAGAACCCGACCGATGATATGATAAGATTCCtctcggatttcaaactccgctTGTCCACCTCTAGTACATCTGAAATCttgggaaagaaaagaggaataagTGAGATTGAAGAACGGATCAACTCTGTGGAGGAGAAGGTCATGAATTGGTGTTCCGATCGGTCGATGATATGGGACCGTGGTCCAGATGAATCTCGTGAGTTTCTTCGGACTGTTGATGAAATTGGACAGCTAATAGAAAGCTTAGGATGCTCGTCTTTGAACGAAGTTCAAGAAAGGGATGATCTTCTACGACGCGCCCACAATGTTCTTCAGATGACGATGTCAAGGCTTGAGGAAGAATTCAGCCACATTCTTCTTGAAAACAAGCAAGCTTTGGAGCCAGAGCACTTGTCTTTCCGTTCAAGTGATGATGACATGTCATTTTTCGATTCAACTAGTTCTGTGGATGATGAGTCCATTGAGGACATGCAAGTGAGGCTTCAGAGAGATAATAGCAAAGGCTCGGAGGAATTCATCATCGATTTGATCTGTCCGAATGTGATTCCGGACCTTAAATGCATAGCAGAGGTCATGTTCGTATCGAATTATGATGCGGAATGTTGCCAAGCTTACATTAGCATCCGAAAAGATGCCTTAGAGGAATGCTTGCTTGTGCTCGAAGTTGAAAAACTGAGTATTGAGGAAGTGCTGCAGATGGAGTGGAGTTTATTGCATTCCAAGATAAAGGAATGGATCCGGGTTATGAAGATTTTCGTTCGTGTCTACCTTGCCAGTGAAAAAAGCCTCAGCGAACAAATCTTTGGAGCATTTGGATCAGTTAGCCGGAGTTGTTTCATTGATTCTTCAAAGGGCTTGATGTTGCAGCTGCTAAGTTTCGGTCAAGCGATCGCGATCAGACCCCACTCACCCGAAAAGATTTTCCGCCTACTCAACATGTATGATGGGTTGGCAGATCTTCTCCCCGATATAGATGCTTTGTTCTCAGAAGAGGCCGGTTCTTCCGTCAGAACCGAATCCCATGAAGTTCTGAGTAGATTGGGTGACTCCGTGAGGAGGACTTTTCTTGAATTCAGGAATGCTGTTAGAAGGAATGAGTCAACAACCCCATTTTCCGGAGGTGGGGTCCATCATCTGACAAGGTACGTAATGAATTACGCAAAGGCCCTTACAGATTATGATGATACCCTGAATTTTCTTCTTGAAGAAAATGGTGAGGACCGTTCGTGGTGGTTATCCAACATGAATGCGATTATTCAAGAAGATGATGAGTGGAGGTCTCCTAGCAATTTTTCTCCGATTGCACGATGTCTTCAGTTGGTGATGTCAATCCTCGAATCCAACCTTGAGCGAAAATCCATGCTGTATAGAGATGTTTCTCTGCAGCACTTCTTCCTGATGAACAACATCTGCTACATGGTGCAGAAAGTTAAGGACTCTAACCTTGGAGCTTTTCTTGGAGACAACTGGATACGAAAACACAATGGGAAATTTCAACAGCATGCAATGAATTACGAAAGAGCTTCTTTGAGCTTGATCCTCTCTTTCTTGAGAGATGAGGGGATTTGCAATCCGAAGTCAGGTTCAGTCTCCAAGGCAGTCCTCAAGGAGAGGTTCCAGGGCTTTAATCTGGCTCTCGAAGAGATCTACAAGACCCAGACGGCATGGTTGGTTCACAATCTCCAGCTCCGTGATGATCTACGGATTTCAATCTCGTTGAAAGTCCTCCAAGCATACCGGACGTTCATGGGCCGGTATTCCAATCATCTGATTGATGAGAAGCATGGCGACCGGTACATCAAATACAGTGTAGAGGATTTGCAGCAATATCTATTGGATCTCTTCGAGGGGTCACCAAGATCATTGCACAAATCTAACAGGTGGTGA